Proteins encoded within one genomic window of Halorussus salilacus:
- a CDS encoding serpin family protein — protein MTLRRRETLALTGAFLAGLAGCAGSDPGTGTDDPTTGETTTTEPTTTETTTEETTEGDETTTEEDPDFEDLDAPPFPEIDPTTDPEIAEDLLADQIRGNVGFALDLLAVLREREGGTLFASPYSVSVALAMTYAGARGGTADEMADALRYVLDGENLHAAFGSLEAEFERRNEDGQEASGPTGTEDEDEDAGPAFELSTANAVWGQDGYPFREDFLDLLEAYYGAGTNLVDFAGDPEAAREEINDWVAERTDDRIEDLLPRKSVDETTRLVLTNAVYFGARWKFPFDEDATEPREFTALDGTTAEVSMMTHSDSIKFQHAEIEGHHFVELPYANGETSMVVVVPAEGEFEAFEEAFTVDRLAIMLDEASTALVNLTFPKFGIESEFSLVEAMEDLGMEEAFGPGADFSGMAEGGELFVDDIRHKSFVEVDELGTEAAAATAVIMTESAPPREVDLTVDRPFLFYIRDEPTETPLFVGRVTEIPEE, from the coding sequence ATGACCCTCCGACGACGCGAGACGCTCGCGCTGACCGGCGCGTTCCTCGCCGGTCTCGCGGGTTGCGCGGGAAGCGACCCCGGCACCGGAACCGACGACCCGACCACCGGCGAGACCACGACCACCGAACCGACGACCACCGAAACCACGACCGAGGAGACGACCGAAGGAGACGAAACGACCACCGAGGAGGACCCCGATTTCGAGGACCTCGACGCGCCGCCGTTCCCCGAGATAGACCCGACGACCGACCCCGAAATCGCGGAGGACCTGCTGGCCGACCAGATACGGGGCAACGTCGGGTTCGCGCTCGACCTGCTCGCGGTCCTGCGCGAGCGCGAGGGCGGGACCCTCTTCGCCTCGCCGTACAGCGTCTCGGTCGCGCTGGCGATGACCTACGCTGGCGCTCGCGGCGGGACCGCCGACGAGATGGCCGACGCGCTCCGATACGTCCTCGACGGCGAGAATCTCCACGCCGCGTTCGGGTCGCTGGAGGCGGAGTTCGAGCGACGCAACGAGGACGGGCAGGAGGCGAGCGGGCCGACCGGGACCGAGGACGAAGACGAGGACGCGGGTCCGGCGTTCGAGCTCTCGACCGCGAACGCGGTGTGGGGTCAGGACGGCTACCCCTTCCGCGAGGACTTCCTCGACCTGCTGGAGGCCTACTACGGCGCGGGGACGAACCTCGTGGACTTCGCGGGCGACCCCGAGGCCGCCCGCGAGGAGATAAACGACTGGGTGGCCGAGCGGACCGACGACCGCATCGAGGACCTGCTTCCCCGGAAATCCGTCGACGAAACCACCCGGCTCGTGCTGACGAACGCGGTCTACTTCGGCGCGCGCTGGAAGTTCCCATTCGACGAGGACGCCACCGAGCCCCGGGAGTTCACCGCGCTCGACGGGACGACCGCGGAGGTGTCGATGATGACCCACTCCGACTCCATCAAGTTCCAGCACGCCGAAATCGAGGGCCACCACTTCGTCGAACTCCCCTATGCCAACGGCGAGACCAGCATGGTGGTCGTCGTGCCCGCAGAAGGCGAGTTCGAGGCGTTCGAGGAGGCGTTCACGGTCGACCGACTCGCGATCATGCTCGACGAAGCCAGCACCGCGCTGGTCAACCTCACGTTCCCCAAGTTCGGCATCGAGTCGGAGTTCAGCCTCGTCGAGGCGATGGAGGACCTCGGGATGGAGGAGGCGTTCGGTCCCGGCGCCGACTTCTCTGGCATGGCCGAGGGCGGGGAGCTGTTCGTCGACGACATCCGGCACAAGAGCTTCGTGGAGGTCGACGAACTCGGCACCGAGGCCGCGGCCGCGACCGCGGTGATCATGACCGAGAGCGCGCCACCCCGGGAGGTCGACCTGACGGTCGACAGACCGTTCCTGTTCTACATCCGCGACGAGCCGACCGAGACGCCGCTGTTCGTCGGGCGCGTGACGGAGATTCCCGAAGAATGA
- a CDS encoding bacterio-opsin activator domain-containing protein, which yields MDTTRSPRTAADVSVLLVGPTAWRERVGPAFEASAAFSVRAVGTPERAMAAATELDAATDCVVSAQDLDPGTGLELLADLGSRGVSAPFLLVPADGSESLASDALGAGVDDYLSASADPGELRRRCRRAVRRASERRRRREKADGFEAVVSTPDEFAAVLDADGTVERVNDAALGYLDAEADAVLGKRFWGLPWSDADDSRRAVQRALRRAREGEYADFEAALSGDAGDTRFEFSARPVAGDSGSPGDPESSSPSRSPVSPNDDEAVDRLVVEGREVAERVRLEQELRDSEELHRVTLNNMTDTVLVTDDDGEFTYVCPNVHFIFGYTAEEIHEMGTIDALLGEDLFDRERLESEGVLTNLECAATDEEGREHTLLVNVRRVSIQGGTTLYSCRDITTRKQREQALTQLHRTSRGLLYAETKDDIADRVVSDATAILPSAAAAVYRFDREANVLTPTAASEEFADLASTGGSLPDLRLGRDTVVARAFIDEETRTPGGRPEEENGTLLALPGDYVAVPLGDHGVFVAAATDGDAFDAIGEEVAELVAATTEAALDRVERETELRERDRTLQRQNRRLSQLNRINEFIREIDQALVGAESREEIETAVCERLVADDRFAFAWIGDTTPLRRTLQPRAWAGDERGYLDGVPLGFDADGGDAADAASPPSREPSVRAADDREPVLVSNVADHLRTGRWCKEAVARDLQSVLAIPLVYDDVLLGTLTVYADSPDAFDEMVESVLGELGDTVASAINAVQRKEALDSDTVVELEYRISDPSALCSRLADETGGAVEVEGDVAREDGTTLVFAAVEGVALDRAVETAEGFVGVEDAEPIRATDEGGIVGLQTSEDFVTAAIADHGAVVRRLRATPEGITLAVDVPDSVTTRSIDEVVSNTYDAAEPVAQRERTRALDTRGRPGRFLDDLTERQLEVARMAYHTGFFDSQRDVTGRDVAAMLDISHTAFYDHVRRIQRKLFASLFEGRARPTHVE from the coding sequence ATGGACACGACTCGGTCACCTCGAACGGCCGCCGACGTCTCGGTCCTCCTCGTCGGGCCGACCGCGTGGCGCGAGCGGGTCGGCCCGGCGTTCGAAGCGTCGGCGGCGTTCTCGGTGCGAGCGGTCGGGACGCCCGAGCGAGCGATGGCGGCGGCGACCGAACTCGACGCCGCGACCGACTGCGTCGTCAGCGCGCAGGACCTCGACCCGGGAACCGGCCTCGAACTGCTGGCCGACCTGGGCTCGCGGGGCGTCTCCGCGCCCTTCCTGCTGGTCCCGGCAGACGGGAGCGAATCGCTCGCCAGCGACGCGCTCGGAGCGGGCGTCGACGACTACCTCTCAGCGAGCGCCGACCCCGGTGAGCTTCGGAGACGGTGTCGACGGGCGGTCCGGCGGGCGAGCGAGCGCCGCCGACGCCGCGAGAAGGCCGACGGGTTCGAGGCGGTCGTCTCGACGCCCGACGAGTTCGCGGCGGTCCTCGACGCCGACGGCACCGTCGAGCGCGTCAACGACGCCGCGCTCGGCTATCTCGACGCCGAGGCCGACGCCGTCCTCGGGAAGCGCTTCTGGGGCCTGCCGTGGAGCGACGCCGACGACTCTCGGCGGGCGGTCCAGCGGGCGCTCCGGCGCGCCCGGGAGGGCGAGTACGCCGACTTCGAGGCGGCCCTCTCGGGCGATGCGGGCGACACCCGATTCGAGTTCTCCGCCCGGCCGGTCGCGGGCGACTCGGGGTCGCCCGGCGACCCCGAGTCGTCGTCTCCCTCTCGCTCTCCGGTCTCACCGAACGACGACGAGGCGGTCGACCGCCTCGTCGTCGAGGGCCGAGAGGTCGCCGAACGCGTCCGACTGGAGCAGGAGCTCCGCGACTCCGAGGAGCTCCACCGGGTGACGCTGAACAACATGACCGACACCGTGCTGGTCACCGACGACGACGGCGAGTTCACCTACGTCTGCCCGAACGTCCACTTCATCTTCGGCTACACCGCCGAGGAGATACACGAGATGGGGACCATCGACGCCCTGCTGGGCGAGGACCTCTTCGACCGCGAGCGCCTCGAATCCGAGGGCGTTCTCACCAACCTCGAATGCGCCGCGACCGACGAGGAGGGCCGCGAGCACACCCTGCTGGTCAACGTTCGGCGGGTCTCTATTCAGGGCGGAACGACCCTCTACAGCTGTCGGGACATCACCACGCGCAAGCAGCGCGAGCAGGCGCTGACCCAGCTCCACCGGACCAGCCGAGGTCTGCTCTACGCCGAGACCAAGGACGACATCGCCGACCGGGTCGTCTCGGACGCGACCGCCATCCTCCCGTCGGCCGCCGCGGCGGTCTACCGGTTCGACCGCGAGGCGAACGTCCTGACCCCGACCGCGGCGTCCGAGGAGTTCGCCGACCTGGCTTCGACCGGCGGGTCGCTGCCCGACCTGCGGCTCGGCCGCGACACCGTGGTGGCCCGCGCGTTCATCGACGAGGAGACGCGGACGCCGGGCGGTAGACCGGAGGAGGAAAACGGAACGCTCCTCGCGTTGCCGGGCGACTACGTCGCTGTCCCGCTTGGCGACCACGGCGTCTTCGTGGCGGCCGCGACCGATGGCGACGCCTTCGACGCCATCGGCGAGGAGGTGGCGGAACTGGTGGCCGCCACGACCGAGGCGGCACTCGACCGGGTCGAGCGCGAGACCGAACTCCGGGAGCGCGACCGGACGCTCCAGCGCCAGAACCGCCGACTCTCCCAGCTCAATCGGATCAACGAGTTCATCCGCGAGATCGACCAGGCGCTGGTCGGCGCGGAGTCCCGCGAGGAGATAGAGACCGCGGTCTGCGAGCGGCTGGTCGCCGACGACCGGTTCGCGTTCGCGTGGATCGGCGACACCACGCCCCTGAGACGGACGCTCCAGCCGCGGGCGTGGGCGGGCGACGAGCGGGGCTACCTCGACGGCGTTCCGCTGGGATTCGACGCCGACGGTGGGGACGCGGCGGATGCCGCGTCCCCACCGTCTCGCGAGCCCAGCGTCCGGGCGGCCGACGACCGCGAGCCGGTACTCGTCTCGAACGTCGCCGACCACCTCCGGACGGGCCGGTGGTGCAAGGAGGCGGTGGCCCGAGACCTCCAGTCGGTGCTGGCGATTCCGCTCGTCTACGACGACGTCCTGCTCGGGACGCTGACCGTCTACGCCGACAGCCCCGACGCCTTCGACGAGATGGTCGAATCGGTGCTGGGAGAACTGGGCGACACCGTCGCCTCGGCCATCAACGCGGTCCAGCGCAAGGAGGCCCTCGACAGCGACACCGTCGTCGAACTCGAATACCGCATCTCGGACCCGAGCGCGCTCTGCTCCCGGCTCGCCGACGAGACGGGCGGCGCGGTCGAGGTCGAGGGTGACGTGGCCCGCGAGGACGGGACGACGCTGGTCTTCGCCGCGGTCGAGGGCGTCGCCCTCGACCGCGCCGTCGAGACCGCCGAGGGGTTCGTCGGCGTCGAGGACGCCGAGCCGATCCGCGCGACCGACGAAGGCGGCATCGTCGGCCTCCAGACGAGCGAGGACTTCGTCACCGCGGCCATCGCCGACCACGGGGCGGTCGTCCGCCGCCTGCGGGCGACCCCCGAGGGAATCACGCTCGCGGTGGACGTGCCCGACTCGGTCACGACCCGGTCGATAGACGAGGTGGTCTCGAACACCTACGACGCCGCCGAACCCGTCGCCCAGCGCGAGCGGACCCGGGCGCTCGACACCCGGGGTCGGCCGGGCCGGTTCCTCGACGACCTGACCGAGCGCCAGCTCGAAGTCGCCCGGATGGCCTACCACACCGGGTTCTTCGACTCCCAGCGCGACGTGACCGGCCGCGACGTGGCCGCGATGCTCGACATCTCTCACACCGCGTTCTACGACCACGTCCGGCGAATCCAGCGGAAGCTGTTCGCGTCGCTGTTCGAGGGCCGCGCGCGTCCCACCCACGTTGAATAG
- a CDS encoding YIP1 family protein, giving the protein MTQWVENPTGGRDRGPAAVARAWVEVLVRPRRFFERGVAPGDQAPGLVFAMAVVLVEEATRFALVPGAAPSFGGRPALSALFGLALATLFVAPAVLHLTAAVQTVLLILTVPDRGGISETVQVVAYATAPCVFAGIPSPTVRAVCAIYGAILFVIGLRVVHDTSSLRALVAGAIPATLVFGYAFRGVAAFEEVVILRGSEVCVRIAELGFQGCLPLI; this is encoded by the coding sequence ATGACTCAGTGGGTAGAGAACCCGACGGGCGGGCGCGACCGCGGCCCCGCCGCGGTCGCGCGCGCGTGGGTCGAGGTGCTCGTCCGCCCCCGCCGGTTCTTCGAGCGGGGGGTCGCGCCGGGCGACCAGGCCCCCGGACTCGTGTTCGCCATGGCTGTCGTCCTCGTCGAGGAGGCGACCCGGTTCGCGCTAGTCCCCGGTGCGGCCCCCTCGTTCGGCGGTCGGCCCGCGCTCTCGGCGCTGTTCGGCCTCGCGCTGGCGACCCTGTTCGTCGCGCCCGCGGTCCTCCACCTGACCGCCGCGGTCCAGACCGTGCTCCTGATTCTGACGGTCCCCGACCGCGGGGGCATCAGCGAGACGGTGCAGGTCGTCGCCTACGCCACCGCGCCGTGCGTGTTCGCCGGGATTCCGAGTCCCACGGTTCGGGCGGTTTGTGCGATCTACGGTGCGATTCTGTTCGTTATCGGCCTCCGGGTCGTCCACGACACCTCGTCCCTCCGGGCGCTGGTCGCCGGGGCAATCCCTGCAACGCTGGTGTTCGGGTACGCCTTCCGCGGGGTCGCGGCGTTCGAGGAGGTCGTGATTCTGCGCGGGAGCGAGGTGTGCGTTCGTATCGCGGAACTGGGTTTTCAGGGCTGTCTTCCGCTGATTTGA
- a CDS encoding rubrerythrin-like domain-containing protein, whose amino-acid sequence MSLRDAEYDPDADYEYECLGCSETLRAATHPGECPECGTAMRNRGMPYE is encoded by the coding sequence ATGAGTCTCAGAGACGCCGAGTACGACCCCGACGCCGACTACGAGTACGAGTGTCTGGGGTGTAGCGAGACCCTGCGCGCCGCCACCCACCCGGGCGAGTGCCCCGAGTGCGGAACCGCGATGCGGAACCGCGGGATGCCCTACGAGTAA
- a CDS encoding NADP-dependent oxidoreductase, whose amino-acid sequence MRETNRKFLLANRPDGKPDRDTFELAEEDVPEPGPGEVLVRTRYLSVDPYMRGRMDARESYAEPWEVGEPLRAGVVGEVVDSNGADFEAGDLVTGNLQWADYATARGSQLQPVNPDLGPVSTALGVLGMPGRTAYFGTREVAQPKAGDTFVVTGAAGAVGSVAGQIAKLSGARVVGFAGSDEKVAFLEDDLGFDAGINYKETDDYRGALDEAAPGGVDSYFDNVGGPITDAVFSKLNVDARVAVCGQISLYNAEEIPTGPRKLPKLIESRARVEGFLVGDFAPRFEEATRKLAEWVESGDVQYRETVTEGLENAPDAFLGLFEGENVGKQLVAVGDSEE is encoded by the coding sequence ATGCGCGAGACCAACCGCAAGTTCCTACTGGCGAATCGTCCCGACGGCAAGCCCGACCGCGACACCTTCGAACTGGCCGAGGAGGACGTACCCGAACCCGGACCCGGCGAGGTGCTGGTCCGGACGCGCTACCTCTCGGTCGACCCCTACATGCGGGGTCGGATGGACGCCCGGGAGTCGTACGCCGAACCGTGGGAGGTCGGCGAACCCCTCCGAGCGGGCGTGGTCGGCGAGGTCGTCGACTCGAACGGTGCCGACTTCGAGGCGGGCGACCTCGTTACCGGCAACCTCCAGTGGGCCGACTACGCGACCGCCCGGGGGAGCCAGCTTCAGCCCGTGAACCCCGACCTCGGGCCCGTCTCGACCGCGCTCGGCGTCCTCGGGATGCCGGGTCGGACCGCGTACTTCGGCACCCGCGAGGTCGCGCAGCCGAAGGCGGGCGACACCTTCGTCGTCACGGGCGCGGCGGGCGCGGTCGGGTCGGTCGCCGGGCAAATCGCGAAGCTGTCGGGCGCTCGCGTGGTCGGATTCGCGGGCTCCGATGAGAAGGTCGCGTTCCTCGAAGACGACCTCGGCTTCGACGCGGGTATCAACTACAAAGAGACCGACGACTACCGCGGCGCGCTCGACGAGGCCGCGCCCGGCGGGGTCGACAGCTACTTCGACAACGTCGGCGGCCCCATCACCGACGCGGTGTTCTCGAAGCTGAACGTCGACGCCAGGGTGGCGGTCTGCGGCCAGATATCGCTGTACAACGCCGAGGAGATTCCCACGGGACCCCGGAAGCTCCCCAAACTCATCGAGAGCCGAGCGCGCGTCGAGGGGTTCCTCGTCGGCGACTTCGCGCCCCGGTTCGAGGAGGCGACCCGGAAGCTCGCGGAGTGGGTCGAGTCGGGCGACGTGCAGTACCGCGAGACCGTCACCGAGGGACTGGAGAACGCTCCCGACGCCTTCCTCGGGCTGTTCGAGGGCGAGAACGTCGGCAAGCAGCTGGTGGCGGTCGGCGACTCCGAGGAGTAG
- a CDS encoding DHH family phosphoesterase, whose protein sequence is MGSCIICGTPADGAICESHQQDVLFEFTGDSPEQLTPGRYYKGTVDGFAEFGVFVDIGDRVTGLLHKSELDRRLDSLDWDEGEVVYVQVTGVRDNGNVDLGWSLRQSEREFRGKLLDDPERGAVLPDEADEADDPGGDDGDDADDGSQQATTDGAGASAATEAAESAEPEVDSDPEPARVQVATLSDRVNETVRIEGEVVGARQTSGPTVFEVRDETATVDCAAFVEAGVRAYPEVDTGDFVRLDGVVELRHNELQVETEELEKLAGDEREAVETRLEDALRAEARPDDVELLADHDAVAAVHERVRDAAETIRRAVMESRPVIVRHNATADGYVAGAAIERAVLPLVRDEHAKSDAEYHYFDRRPLEGGDYDMADATKDVTQMLDNRERHDEKLPLFVLVAAGSTDESRDGLELLDIYDAPRVTIDAGYPDEGVADLADVAVNPHLEGEAGDDVTAGVLGANVAAHVNPDVRGGVAHLPAVSYWADGPEDYVDLAAEAGYDDDHTDALREAVALEAFYQAYEDKRELVTDLLFEHEKRDLAEHVAEQFRQKLGTELDTVEPNLSVRGANGVSFTVLDAEAFTHRFDFPPTGLLLDEVHRRGIGADGAADDHVTLGVDEDEVHIRSGGRVDAREIAEAAREDAENAGIAATGTRDGSIEFLVGEKEAAVDAVVDAIGERL, encoded by the coding sequence ATGGGTTCGTGCATCATTTGCGGGACTCCTGCCGACGGCGCTATCTGCGAGAGCCACCAGCAGGACGTCCTCTTCGAGTTTACCGGCGATTCGCCCGAACAGCTGACGCCGGGACGGTATTACAAGGGAACGGTCGACGGCTTCGCCGAGTTCGGCGTCTTCGTCGACATCGGCGACCGCGTCACCGGTCTCCTCCACAAGAGCGAACTGGACCGACGCCTCGACTCCCTCGACTGGGACGAGGGCGAGGTCGTCTACGTCCAAGTGACCGGCGTTCGAGACAACGGCAACGTCGACCTCGGCTGGTCGCTTCGCCAGTCCGAGCGCGAGTTCCGGGGCAAGCTCCTCGACGACCCCGAGCGCGGGGCCGTCCTCCCCGACGAGGCCGACGAGGCCGACGACCCCGGGGGAGACGACGGAGACGACGCCGACGACGGGAGCCAGCAGGCGACGACCGACGGCGCGGGCGCGAGCGCCGCGACCGAGGCGGCCGAATCGGCCGAGCCAGAAGTCGATTCTGACCCCGAACCCGCCCGCGTGCAGGTCGCGACGCTGAGCGACCGCGTGAACGAGACGGTCCGAATCGAGGGCGAGGTCGTCGGCGCGCGCCAGACCTCCGGCCCGACGGTCTTCGAGGTCCGCGACGAGACCGCGACGGTCGACTGCGCCGCGTTCGTCGAGGCGGGCGTCCGGGCCTACCCCGAGGTGGACACCGGCGACTTCGTTCGACTCGACGGCGTGGTCGAACTCCGCCACAACGAACTGCAGGTCGAGACCGAGGAACTGGAGAAGCTGGCGGGCGACGAGCGCGAAGCGGTCGAGACCCGGCTCGAAGACGCCCTGCGCGCCGAGGCCCGCCCCGACGACGTGGAGCTGCTGGCCGACCACGACGCGGTGGCCGCGGTCCACGAGCGCGTCCGCGACGCCGCCGAGACGATTCGGCGGGCCGTGATGGAGTCCCGGCCTGTCATCGTGCGCCACAACGCGACCGCCGACGGCTACGTCGCGGGCGCGGCAATCGAGCGCGCGGTCCTGCCGCTGGTGCGGGACGAGCACGCCAAGAGCGACGCCGAGTACCACTACTTCGACCGGCGACCGCTCGAAGGCGGCGACTACGACATGGCCGACGCGACCAAGGACGTCACCCAGATGCTCGACAACCGCGAGCGCCACGACGAGAAGCTCCCCCTGTTCGTCCTCGTGGCCGCGGGCAGCACCGACGAGTCCCGCGACGGCCTCGAACTGCTCGACATCTACGACGCCCCCCGGGTCACCATCGACGCGGGCTACCCCGACGAGGGCGTCGCCGACCTCGCCGACGTGGCGGTCAACCCCCACCTCGAAGGCGAGGCGGGCGACGACGTGACCGCGGGCGTGCTCGGCGCGAACGTCGCGGCCCACGTCAACCCCGACGTGCGCGGCGGCGTCGCCCACCTCCCGGCGGTCAGCTACTGGGCGGACGGCCCCGAGGACTACGTCGACCTCGCCGCCGAGGCGGGCTACGACGACGACCACACCGACGCGCTGCGCGAGGCGGTCGCGCTCGAAGCCTTCTATCAGGCCTACGAGGACAAGCGCGAGCTCGTCACCGACCTCCTGTTCGAACACGAGAAGCGCGACCTCGCCGAGCACGTCGCCGAGCAGTTCCGCCAGAAGCTCGGGACCGAACTCGACACCGTCGAGCCGAACCTCTCGGTCCGGGGCGCGAACGGCGTCTCGTTCACGGTGCTGGACGCCGAGGCGTTCACCCACCGCTTCGACTTCCCGCCGACCGGCCTCCTGCTCGACGAGGTCCACCGCCGGGGCATCGGCGCCGACGGGGCCGCCGACGACCACGTCACGCTCGGCGTGGACGAGGACGAGGTCCACATCCGGAGCGGCGGCCGCGTGGACGCCCGAGAAATCGCCGAGGCGGCGCGCGAGGACGCCGAGAACGCGGGCATCGCCGCGACGGGCACCCGCGACGGCTCCATCGAGTTCCTCGTGGGCGAGAAGGAGGCCGCCGTCGACGCCGTCGTGGACGCCATCGGCGAACGGCTGTAA
- the gdhB gene encoding glutamate dehydrogenase GdhB, translating to MATNTLDDGETDEYAETESALETALRQLSEAAPHVDVDDGVIERLKHPTRVVEVGVPLERDDGSVEVYTGYRAQHDDVRGPYKGGLRFHPEVTAEECVGLSMWMTWKCAVMDLPFGGGKGGVVVDPKDLSTAEKERLTRRFAEEIRDTIGPKRDIPAPDMGTDAQTMAWFMDAYSMQEGETTPGVVTGKPPVIGGSEGREEAPGRSVAIVAREALRYYDRAVEDATVAVQGFGSVGANAARLLDDWGANVVAVSDVNGAAYDTTGLDTHAIPSHEEEPEAVMTYDAPNTLTNEELLELDVDVLIPAALGNVITADNANDVEADVVVEGANGPTTSAADAVLDERDVPVIPDILANAGGVTVSYFEWLQDINRRQWPLERVNEELESMMLSAWDDVRAEVEARGLAWRDAAYVVALERVGSAKAARGLWP from the coding sequence ATGGCGACCAACACGCTCGACGACGGCGAGACCGACGAGTACGCCGAGACCGAGTCTGCGCTCGAAACCGCGCTCCGACAGCTCTCGGAGGCGGCCCCGCACGTCGACGTCGACGACGGCGTCATCGAGCGGCTCAAGCACCCGACCCGGGTGGTCGAGGTCGGCGTGCCGCTCGAACGCGACGACGGGAGCGTCGAAGTGTACACCGGCTACCGCGCCCAGCACGACGACGTTCGGGGCCCCTACAAGGGCGGCCTGCGCTTCCATCCGGAGGTCACCGCCGAGGAGTGCGTGGGGCTGTCGATGTGGATGACGTGGAAGTGCGCGGTGATGGACCTGCCGTTCGGGGGCGGGAAAGGCGGGGTCGTCGTCGACCCCAAGGACCTCAGCACCGCCGAGAAGGAGCGGCTCACCCGCCGGTTCGCCGAGGAGATACGCGACACCATCGGTCCCAAGCGCGACATCCCCGCGCCCGACATGGGGACCGACGCCCAGACGATGGCGTGGTTCATGGACGCCTACTCGATGCAGGAGGGCGAGACGACCCCCGGCGTCGTCACGGGCAAACCCCCCGTCATCGGCGGGAGCGAGGGCCGCGAGGAGGCCCCGGGCCGGTCGGTCGCCATCGTCGCCCGCGAGGCCCTCCGGTACTACGACAGGGCGGTCGAGGACGCCACCGTCGCGGTACAGGGGTTCGGGAGCGTCGGGGCGAACGCCGCGCGCCTGCTCGACGACTGGGGAGCGAACGTGGTCGCGGTCAGCGACGTGAACGGCGCGGCCTACGACACGACCGGCCTCGACACCCACGCCATTCCCTCCCACGAGGAGGAACCCGAGGCCGTCATGACCTACGACGCGCCGAACACGCTCACCAACGAGGAACTGCTCGAACTCGACGTCGACGTGCTGATTCCGGCCGCGCTCGGCAACGTCATCACCGCCGACAACGCGAACGACGTCGAGGCCGACGTCGTGGTCGAGGGAGCGAACGGTCCGACCACCTCGGCCGCCGACGCCGTCCTCGACGAGCGCGACGTGCCGGTGATTCCGGACATCCTCGCGAACGCGGGCGGGGTCACCGTCTCGTACTTCGAGTGGCTGCAGGACATAAACCGCAGGCAGTGGCCGCTCGAACGCGTCAACGAGGAACTCGAATCGATGATGCTGTCGGCGTGGGACGACGTGCGCGCCGAGGTCGAGGCCCGGGGTCTCGCGTGGCGCGACGCCGCCTACGTCGTCGCGCTCGAACGGGTCGGTTCCGCGAAGGCCGCCAGAGGGCTCTGGCCCTGA
- a CDS encoding thymidine kinase codes for MHKITNSGWVEVVTGCMFSGKTEELLRRLRRAEIAGQEVAVFKPSLDDRYGEGTVGSHNGRQWEATVVDPDEGVWEMVDELNGEQVVAIDEANFFTGELVEVCEFLADDDRRVIVSGTDQTFRGEPFEPLPRLVALAEYVDKYQAICAECGEPATRNQRLIDGEPAHVDDPTIMVGATESYEARCRNCHTLRTD; via the coding sequence ATGCACAAGATAACGAACAGCGGGTGGGTCGAGGTCGTCACCGGGTGCATGTTCTCCGGGAAGACCGAGGAACTGCTCCGCAGGCTCCGGCGGGCCGAGATCGCCGGACAGGAGGTCGCGGTGTTCAAGCCCTCGCTCGACGACCGCTACGGCGAGGGGACCGTCGGCTCGCACAACGGCCGCCAGTGGGAGGCGACCGTGGTCGACCCCGACGAGGGCGTCTGGGAGATGGTCGACGAACTCAACGGCGAGCAGGTCGTCGCCATCGACGAGGCCAACTTCTTCACCGGGGAGCTGGTCGAGGTCTGCGAGTTCCTCGCCGACGACGACCGGCGGGTCATCGTCTCGGGCACCGACCAGACCTTCCGGGGCGAACCCTTCGAACCCCTGCCGCGGCTGGTCGCCCTCGCCGAGTACGTCGACAAGTATCAGGCCATCTGCGCCGAATGCGGCGAACCCGCGACCCGGAACCAGCGGCTCATCGACGGCGAACCCGCCCACGTCGACGACCCGACCATCATGGTCGGCGCGACCGAGTCCTACGAGGCGCGATGTCGCAACTGTCATACCCTCCGGACCGACTAG
- a CDS encoding NADPH-dependent FMN reductase yields the protein MANGPRIAAVCGSLRDDSVTRVALERALDGVENAGGEGDLLDLRDYDLPAFDPDVDDEDAGDAAAFARDVREADAVILGTPMYHGSYSSNLKTALDYCGFDEFEHKTVGLLAVSGGKFPITALEHLRSVCRALDAWVLPDQAAVPRSHSAVRDGEFTDEDLEERVVRLGEEMVNYAKIEPSPPTMESEENVGAVE from the coding sequence ATGGCGAACGGACCACGTATCGCGGCCGTCTGCGGGAGCCTGCGAGACGACAGCGTCACCCGAGTCGCGCTGGAGCGCGCACTGGATGGCGTCGAGAACGCGGGCGGGGAGGGCGACCTCCTCGACCTCCGGGACTACGACCTGCCCGCGTTCGACCCCGACGTGGACGACGAGGACGCTGGCGACGCGGCCGCGTTCGCCCGAGACGTGCGCGAGGCCGACGCCGTCATCCTCGGGACCCCGATGTACCACGGGTCGTACTCCTCGAACCTCAAGACCGCGCTCGACTACTGCGGTTTCGACGAGTTCGAGCACAAGACCGTCGGCCTGCTCGCGGTGTCGGGCGGGAAGTTCCCAATCACCGCGCTCGAACACCTCCGGTCGGTCTGCCGGGCGCTCGACGCGTGGGTCCTGCCAGATCAGGCCGCGGTCCCGCGGTCGCACTCGGCGGTCCGGGACGGCGAGTTCACCGACGAGGACCTCGAAGAGCGCGTGGTCCGACTCGGCGAGGAGATGGTGAACTACGCGAAAATCGAGCCCTCCCCGCCCACGATGGAGAGCGAGGAGAACGTCGGCGCGGTGGAGTGA